Genomic window (Plasmodium cynomolgi strain B DNA, scaffold: 0781, whole genome shotgun sequence):
tattaatttttttaaaatctcggtattcataaataattttaattaattttatattattacgGCTTCATTaataagaaatattaaaaaattacttttttattcaaattcttttttttcgtaaattaaatctcattttcaataaataatatatgttttagagAACATaaaacatactaattttataaaatacagaaacctttgaagtaaaatgaaacaatatatttgttgaatattatcaaatgaAAATTGTCGTATAACTTAAATTTTTACCGgttcgcatacatttttgacatCTTAAGCACTTGCAACATGAATGGAAACAGCAAAGGCATCTACATCCCTAAATACCTTACGTTTCCTATTTAGcaacctcatggaaatattcccgATAAGTAttaatttaacaattaaatgtaatattttctacaatttaaCTGTTTCACAGTTTTATtacatgatgaaaattttattaatatttaaataatactatcgtttcgcatatttaaatatttaccctaatactaaaccctgaaccatGGACGATAACACTGAATGTCCTTACGATTCTACGAAAAATAGagtatttttccttttgtttgtatttctattttttatcataattcaTGTGAATTTACATATGAAAgcaataagaaaaataatttttttgtataaatcagtttttatatattatttcttccatatttttttagtacATCTTCTATGAACACACTGATAAATATATGGAGTATGAAAAGAATTGTCCTCAAGAAAATCATTATAATCAATATGAgtataaatgtaaatttcaattatcaaatgatgaaaaagagcaaatgaatattattactatttgCAAAAGATTTCATTGCTTACTTGATAAATTGTTTCCGTTATCAACCAAACACACaaataataatgaatatGTTGATTTGGAATACTTGAACTATTGGTTAAATTATGAACTCCATTTAAAAGGTTCTAGCATTTGCCCAAAATATTTCTatcaaattttgaaaagtaTGGATAATAACGACATATTAAGTGAATTGAGTAAAAATTATGGTTATATTGTAAATGAAGaggttaaaaatatgtattccctatacaatttatattattactatAATGAAATGAATAAAGATCTGAATAGAGATACACCAATAGAAGAAACAGTTATGGTATACGCTAACAAATGTGTTGATGAAtatcaaaaatttgaaggtCATTGTTCTGATACAACAACAAACTTTTTGTATTGCTTTAACTgccttta
Coding sequences:
- a CDS encoding hypothetical protein (putative), which encodes MDDNTECPYDSTKNRYIFYEHTDKYMEYEKNCPQENHYNQYEYKCKFQLSNDEKEQMNIITICKRFHCLLDKLFPLSTKHTNNNEYVDLEYLNYWLNYELHLKGSSICPKYFYQILKSMDNNDILSELSKNYGYIVNEEVKNMYSLYNLYYYYNEMNKDLNRDTPIEETVMVYANKCVDEYQKFEGHCSDTTTNFLYCFNCL